The following are encoded in a window of Aerococcus sanguinicola genomic DNA:
- a CDS encoding type II toxin-antitoxin system HicB family antitoxin encodes MSLANYVIYPAVFTPDEDNPNILNVEFPDVPGALTYGNGLKEAMFNASEALSLMLYDEVEKPQPSPLSDIQQQFPDDQVLYVGVDLDQAAKDITTPTVKKNTTIPAWLNAEATKQGINFSQTLTEALKEKLGI; translated from the coding sequence ATGTCACTTGCAAACTATGTTATCTATCCTGCCGTCTTTACCCCAGACGAAGACAACCCTAATATTCTAAATGTGGAGTTTCCTGATGTACCTGGTGCTTTGACTTACGGAAACGGCCTTAAAGAAGCCATGTTTAACGCCTCTGAAGCACTATCCCTCATGCTCTATGACGAAGTTGAAAAGCCCCAACCCTCACCTCTTTCAGATATTCAGCAACAGTTTCCTGATGATCAAGTACTCTATGTAGGCGTTGACTTAGACCAAGCAGCTAAAGATATTACAACACCTACTGTTAAGAAGAATACTACTATCCCTGCATGGCTGAATGCCGAAGCCACTAAACAGGGTATCAACTTCTCACAAACACTAACTGAAGCACTCAAGGAAAAACTAGGTATCTAA
- a CDS encoding IS1634 family transposase: protein MKKKSAIPLPEKRVSIKKSGNYRYVYYVQSYYVTKNGTRTHKDVAIGKLNEEDPTTFFPNQNYFELFTSSQPSEPEESSFKRAGFTCFLRELSKHLSLDSILCQVFEDAGEEILSLAYYMLAQGNTMTYLDDYYETHYNPHLCSPSEKKLGKLYALIEKGKRWSFFDLWRQATVREGDYVAYDVTSISTYGQDIELAGRGYNRDHENLPQVNVGVFYSQSAQLPIFYELYDGNIPDKTHLVDMIQLAEKLEVKLVTIVMDKGFLTSDNINFMMAHDIPFLMAFPQSQKLYRSWLLEYGQEVEQFAHYMGDLHCFGTQGPLTINDWELTGSIYLDMDKRGVDIVSLDSELNQREETLQAQVHKKMRKKKDPYFEVKVSDEKYITGYERKEESVNEAFKLCGLFGLLTNVADLDAEEALKMYRRRDVVESHYDSMKNQLEFYRLKTHHQQSTEAKFFIGFIAEIILAHIYRMFQTCELLPVRTFKSLVIELDKIYRIERSDGQVRANCLNRKQKDILELFDIEAEGFIRSICE, encoded by the coding sequence ATGAAGAAAAAATCTGCCATTCCCCTTCCAGAAAAACGGGTATCCATCAAAAAAAGTGGTAATTATCGATATGTGTATTACGTTCAATCCTACTATGTCACCAAAAACGGAACGCGGACCCATAAAGATGTGGCTATTGGTAAACTCAATGAAGAAGACCCAACGACATTCTTCCCTAATCAAAATTATTTTGAATTATTTACTAGTTCTCAACCATCAGAACCAGAAGAAAGCTCCTTCAAACGAGCAGGCTTCACTTGCTTCCTTAGAGAGTTAAGTAAACATTTATCACTGGATAGCATACTCTGTCAAGTTTTTGAAGATGCGGGAGAAGAAATTTTAAGCCTAGCCTACTATATGTTGGCGCAAGGAAACACCATGACGTATCTGGATGACTACTACGAAACCCATTACAACCCTCATCTATGTTCACCATCAGAGAAAAAGCTAGGGAAGCTTTACGCTCTCATTGAGAAAGGTAAACGTTGGAGCTTTTTTGACTTATGGCGTCAAGCTACCGTTCGAGAAGGAGACTATGTGGCCTATGATGTGACCAGTATTTCGACTTATGGTCAGGATATCGAATTAGCAGGAAGAGGATATAATCGAGACCATGAGAATCTTCCGCAGGTGAACGTTGGTGTCTTTTATTCTCAAAGTGCGCAATTACCTATATTTTACGAACTTTATGATGGGAACATTCCTGACAAGACGCACCTTGTCGATATGATTCAGTTAGCCGAAAAATTAGAAGTTAAGCTTGTAACTATCGTGATGGATAAAGGCTTTCTGACTTCAGATAACATTAACTTCATGATGGCTCATGACATTCCCTTTTTAATGGCGTTTCCACAGTCGCAGAAACTATATCGAAGTTGGTTACTAGAATATGGTCAAGAGGTTGAGCAATTCGCTCATTACATGGGGGACCTTCATTGTTTTGGTACTCAAGGCCCTCTTACGATTAATGACTGGGAACTGACAGGAAGTATCTACCTAGATATGGATAAACGAGGGGTAGATATTGTGAGTTTAGATAGTGAACTAAACCAGAGAGAAGAGACGCTTCAAGCGCAAGTTCACAAAAAGATGCGCAAGAAAAAAGACCCTTACTTTGAGGTAAAGGTCAGTGATGAAAAATATATCACCGGTTATGAGCGCAAAGAAGAATCTGTGAATGAAGCCTTTAAACTCTGTGGTCTATTTGGATTACTAACTAATGTGGCTGACTTAGACGCTGAAGAGGCTTTGAAGATGTATCGGCGTCGGGACGTAGTTGAAAGTCACTACGATAGTATGAAGAATCAACTGGAATTCTATCGACTGAAGACCCATCATCAGCAATCGACTGAAGCTAAGTTTTTCATTGGCTTTATTGCCGAAATTATACTCGCGCACATTTATCGTATGTTTCAAACATGCGAACTTCTTCCAGTAAGAACCTTTAAATCTTTAGTGATAGAGCTAGATAAGATTTATCGCATTGAAAGAAGCGATGGTCAAGTGAGAGCTAATTGCTTAAATCGGAAACAAAAAGATATTTTAGAGCTGTTTGACATAGAGGCAGAAGGTTTCATTCGAAGTATCTGTGAGTAA
- the pabB gene encoding aminodeoxychorismate synthase component I, with amino-acid sequence MKYKHYQDSPDLHQIFAYLADQGPCAFLDSSSRDQEGMYSVLALEPKLVLKDVAGQVYRNDQALAGDFLTEFQACLDTQDKLTIAGLPLVNPALGYFSYDFGCCLQGLASQQEKELSYPDAVWTFYETYLVEDHSKGRLTLISLHEDQESLSFFADWERRFETIRKQASILPEGAGIDQVIADCSAEDYMKNVQEIIDYIEAGDTYVTNLSRRIWLLAKQDPLRYYLRLRQLNPAPYAAYFNFGDFQLLSSSPELFLEVANGQITTRPIKGTCPRTGDDQVDQGYRKALQEADKERSELLMVTDLERNDLNRICQPGSVKVKGLFEVEAYATVYHLVSTVVGELAAETDLMRILEATFPGGSITGTPKQRTMEIIDDLEASARGIYTGCLGYISPNQDMKLNIIIRSLVHQSGSYEVGLGGGITCESDPQAEYEETVLKGQALVQSFQKRSEEKGEDE; translated from the coding sequence ATGAAATACAAACATTATCAAGACTCTCCTGACTTGCACCAGATTTTTGCCTACTTAGCCGACCAGGGACCCTGTGCCTTCCTGGATTCTTCAAGCCGAGACCAGGAAGGGATGTATTCAGTCTTAGCCTTGGAGCCTAAACTGGTCTTAAAAGATGTTGCAGGCCAAGTTTACCGGAATGACCAAGCCCTAGCAGGTGACTTTCTTACTGAGTTTCAAGCCTGTTTGGACACCCAGGACAAGCTTACGATTGCTGGTCTGCCCTTAGTCAATCCTGCCCTCGGCTACTTCTCCTATGATTTTGGCTGCTGCTTGCAGGGCCTAGCTAGCCAGCAGGAGAAGGAATTAAGCTATCCTGATGCGGTGTGGACTTTCTATGAGACTTACCTAGTTGAGGACCATAGCAAGGGCCGCTTGACCTTAATCAGCCTGCATGAGGACCAGGAGAGCTTGTCTTTTTTTGCCGACTGGGAGAGGCGTTTTGAAACTATCAGGAAACAGGCCTCCATTCTTCCAGAGGGGGCGGGCATTGACCAGGTCATCGCGGACTGTTCAGCTGAAGACTATATGAAGAATGTTCAAGAAATCATTGACTATATTGAAGCAGGGGATACTTATGTGACTAATCTCAGTCGGCGAATCTGGCTGCTTGCCAAGCAAGATCCCTTAAGGTATTACTTGAGATTACGCCAGCTTAACCCAGCTCCATATGCGGCTTACTTTAACTTTGGCGACTTTCAGCTCCTCTCTTCTTCGCCGGAACTCTTCCTCGAAGTGGCAAATGGACAAATCACCACCCGGCCCATCAAGGGGACCTGTCCGCGGACGGGAGATGACCAGGTCGACCAAGGCTACCGAAAGGCTCTGCAGGAAGCAGACAAGGAGCGGTCCGAACTCTTGATGGTGACCGACTTAGAGCGCAACGACCTCAATCGGATCTGCCAACCAGGAAGCGTTAAGGTCAAGGGGCTCTTTGAAGTTGAAGCCTATGCCACGGTCTACCACCTAGTATCAACAGTCGTCGGCGAACTAGCGGCTGAGACAGACTTAATGCGAATTTTAGAAGCCACTTTCCCTGGTGGTTCGATCACTGGGACACCCAAGCAGCGGACCATGGAGATTATCGATGACTTGGAAGCTTCCGCCCGTGGCATCTACACCGGCTGTCTGGGTTATATTAGCCCAAACCAGGACATGAAGCTCAACATCATCATCCGCAGCCTGGTCCACCAGTCCGGCAGCTATGAAGTGGGGCTCGGTGGCGGCATCACTTGTGAGTCCGACCCCCAAGCCGAGTACGAGGAGACCGTATTGAAAGGGCAAGCCTTGGTCCAAAGCTTCCAAAAACGCTCAGAGGAAAAGGGGGAAGACGAATGA
- a CDS encoding anthranilate synthase component II has product MFLMIDNYDSFVYNLAAYFRELGADLEVLSAADLEERRVALDLTAYEGLIISPGPKRPEDATASLDLFQLAQGKLPILGICLGHQVIAYASGAQVVRAPRPQHGKLHSLRHEDRGLFEGLPQAFQVTRYHSLCVDPSSLPEELKAEAWTEDGCLMALAKPDACIYGVQFHPEAVLTDYGHEILARFIQLAKAWRS; this is encoded by the coding sequence ATGTTTTTGATGATTGATAATTACGATTCCTTTGTTTACAACCTAGCCGCCTACTTTAGGGAATTGGGCGCTGACTTGGAAGTCCTATCTGCCGCTGACTTGGAAGAGAGGAGAGTTGCTCTTGATCTAACGGCTTATGAAGGCCTCATCATCTCTCCTGGCCCCAAACGTCCTGAAGATGCGACAGCTTCACTTGACCTCTTCCAGCTAGCCCAGGGCAAACTGCCTATCTTAGGGATTTGTCTCGGTCACCAGGTGATTGCCTATGCTAGCGGGGCCCAGGTGGTTCGCGCGCCTCGTCCCCAACACGGCAAGCTCCATAGCTTAAGGCATGAGGACCGAGGTTTGTTTGAGGGCTTGCCCCAGGCTTTTCAGGTCACCCGCTATCACTCCCTCTGCGTCGATCCATCTTCTTTGCCAGAAGAGCTCAAGGCAGAGGCCTGGACTGAGGACGGTTGTTTGATGGCCCTAGCCAAGCCTGACGCTTGTATCTACGGTGTCCAGTTCCATCCCGAGGCCGTCTTAACCGACTATGGCCATGAGATTCTCGCTCGCTTTATTCAATTAGCCAAAGCTTGGAGGAGTTAA
- a CDS encoding aminotransferase class IV produces MIHLDNGFYYGMGVFETIAVEAGCPLFLDRHLDRLKAGADFLGLEISLSIDDILDYLKTHPLDHQALKIAVSEKNTVYSHRQNPYTSSQYQEGVSCLLSEVRRNPSSPFTYHKTFQYGDNIICLKEARAKGYQEALFCNSDGLVCEGATSNLFIVRAGEIYTPKQSSGLLPGTVRAYLLDQFEVREEAIPLKTLYQADEVFLTNALMGIMPVRQVDQVTYPLGPHTRKLMGAYREEVKRQIEAHYRQNNRVY; encoded by the coding sequence ATGATTCACTTAGATAATGGTTTTTATTACGGGATGGGCGTCTTTGAAACGATTGCAGTCGAAGCAGGCTGTCCCCTCTTTTTGGACCGCCACCTGGATCGTTTGAAGGCAGGGGCTGATTTTCTGGGCTTAGAGATCTCGCTATCTATAGACGACATCTTGGATTACCTCAAGACCCATCCTTTAGACCACCAGGCCCTAAAGATTGCGGTCTCCGAAAAAAATACTGTCTACTCCCATCGGCAAAATCCCTATACATCTAGCCAATACCAGGAAGGAGTCTCTTGCCTGTTAAGTGAGGTTCGGCGCAATCCGAGCTCGCCCTTCACCTATCATAAAACCTTCCAATATGGGGACAATATCATCTGCTTAAAAGAAGCCCGAGCTAAAGGCTATCAGGAAGCCCTCTTCTGTAATTCTGATGGCCTGGTCTGTGAAGGGGCTACTTCCAATCTCTTCATTGTGAGAGCAGGTGAGATCTATACCCCCAAGCAGAGTTCGGGCCTACTACCTGGCACCGTCCGCGCCTATTTACTGGACCAGTTTGAAGTCAGAGAAGAAGCAATTCCCTTAAAGACCCTCTACCAAGCCGATGAGGTCTTTCTGACCAACGCCTTGATGGGGATTATGCCTGTTCGACAAGTGGATCAAGTGACTTACCCACTTGGTCCGCATACGCGCAAGCTGATGGGGGCTTACAGGGAAGAAGTTAAGCGACAGATCGAGGCGCACTATCGTCAGAATAATAGAGTTTACTAA
- a CDS encoding site-specific integrase yields MNIYKYTLKNGQEKYGIKEYLGLDELTGKQVNYFKKGFDSEEEAKLAYQRANVQFEDGQYKVKTGSYTFEEVYHMWLDYYKMTVQSSTLKRTKQIFRDHLLPILGKQKINKIHHVTLQKLVNNLSQKVDSYQKIFGYAKRIFTWAFKKGIIHENTAEKVDVPTKLASFDDEDSYVFYTKTELQQVLNTLEKYAPKKWYAFFRTLAYTGMRRGEIMALKWEDINFNQRTINIYKSIAVGDGNKRYIAPPKTKHGKRKIAIDDITLHALKRWRTEQAQILLENGLALNDQWFIFSKQDENEPISLSKPWTFYDKFCKRHGLRFIKIHGFRHTHCTLLFDAGVPLQDVRDRLGHSSIKITVDIYNHVTDQQRDKTLNSFVEFMDQPSNL; encoded by the coding sequence ATGAACATTTATAAGTATACACTAAAAAACGGCCAAGAAAAATATGGTATAAAAGAATACCTAGGGCTTGATGAGTTAACTGGAAAACAGGTTAACTACTTTAAGAAGGGATTTGATAGTGAAGAAGAAGCGAAATTAGCTTATCAACGAGCCAATGTTCAGTTTGAAGATGGCCAGTATAAAGTAAAAACAGGTTCCTACACGTTTGAAGAAGTCTATCATATGTGGTTAGACTACTACAAGATGACTGTACAAAGCAGCACTTTAAAACGAACCAAGCAAATTTTTAGAGATCATTTGTTACCTATCCTAGGCAAACAGAAGATTAATAAAATCCATCATGTTACCTTGCAAAAACTAGTCAACAATCTATCACAAAAAGTTGATAGCTACCAAAAGATTTTTGGATATGCTAAGCGTATTTTCACATGGGCCTTTAAAAAAGGAATTATCCATGAGAATACAGCAGAAAAGGTAGATGTCCCCACTAAATTAGCAAGTTTTGATGATGAGGACAGCTACGTCTTTTACACAAAGACTGAGTTGCAACAAGTGCTAAACACTTTAGAAAAATATGCTCCCAAGAAGTGGTACGCCTTCTTTCGTACCCTTGCCTATACAGGTATGAGAAGAGGCGAAATTATGGCCCTTAAATGGGAAGACATTAACTTCAATCAGCGAACCATCAATATCTATAAATCCATCGCCGTTGGAGATGGAAACAAACGCTATATAGCTCCCCCGAAAACCAAACATGGTAAACGAAAAATAGCGATTGATGATATCACTTTACACGCTCTAAAGCGTTGGAGAACTGAACAAGCTCAAATATTATTGGAGAATGGACTAGCGCTTAATGACCAATGGTTTATCTTCAGCAAGCAAGATGAGAATGAGCCAATTAGTCTATCGAAACCATGGACGTTTTATGATAAGTTTTGCAAGCGTCACGGCTTACGTTTCATTAAGATTCACGGTTTCCGACATACTCATTGTACCTTACTTTTTGATGCTGGGGTACCCTTACAGGATGTTCGAGACAGACTAGGCCATTCATCCATTAAGATTACTGTAGACATTTATAACCATGTGACAGACCAACAGAGAGACAAAACATTGAACTCTTTTGTTGAATTTATGGACCAACCATCAAATCTATAA
- a CDS encoding TetR/AcrR family transcriptional regulator, giving the protein MNKQPEITDKTRQRFVDVFCELYAKMPIEKISIQKLTKLAGYNRSTFYHYFEDIYELLEYVENDLLTYVRQSLEKRNINTPQHIYELFEAKELEVKALLGKYGNIRFLEKIKEEFNIKEVYTEMISDTSIMPYLLEFHISTSLTLFHLWLNREKDLPSEKLFSLIHDLYSKGVSAYIQ; this is encoded by the coding sequence ATGAACAAACAACCAGAAATAACAGATAAAACAAGGCAAAGATTTGTTGATGTATTTTGTGAACTATATGCGAAAATGCCGATTGAAAAAATCTCAATTCAAAAACTCACAAAATTAGCAGGATACAACCGAAGCACTTTTTATCATTACTTTGAAGATATATATGAGTTGCTGGAATATGTAGAAAACGATTTGTTGACCTATGTTAGACAATCCTTAGAAAAGCGAAATATAAATACTCCTCAACACATTTATGAGCTTTTTGAAGCAAAAGAATTAGAAGTAAAAGCATTATTAGGTAAGTATGGAAATATACGGTTTTTGGAGAAGATAAAAGAAGAATTTAACATCAAAGAAGTTTATACTGAAATGATTTCAGACACTTCTATCATGCCATATTTGTTAGAATTTCACATCTCTACATCATTAACGCTCTTTCATTTATGGCTGAACAGAGAAAAAGATTTACCCTCTGAAAAATTGTTTTCATTGATACACGATTTATATTCAAAAGGAGTTAGTGCATACATACAATAA
- a CDS encoding NAD(P)-dependent alcohol dehydrogenase — protein sequence MKAMIYTKTGDLDVLKIQDIPKPVPNDNQVLIEVKASALSITDYERFKTLTSNVPFSTKMTSFVMGFIGSPIGAEISGIVVETGKNITHVKVGDCVYGKTAGTFPKGGFAEYALMDKERVFQKPENLSFEQASAISISFETALGALRKGKVEAGKQVMIYGASGGVGLYAVQLAKAMEANVTGVCSTRNMELAKQMGCNDVIDYKKEDFTKVGKKFDAIIGINGCNPMKVYKQLLKPNGIFVGVGDLKQATKALLHSFVSKNFSYFALPMNPQKDYLPYAKELSETGKLIPYIDKVYSVKDTKEAIRYIITSHAQGKIVVTMDF from the coding sequence ATGAAAGCAATGATTTATACTAAAACAGGCGATTTAGATGTGTTAAAAATACAAGATATTCCAAAGCCTGTCCCAAATGACAATCAAGTTTTGATTGAAGTGAAAGCATCTGCGTTAAGTATAACTGATTATGAAAGATTTAAAACACTAACCTCGAATGTCCCATTTTCTACCAAAATGACATCTTTTGTTATGGGATTTATAGGTTCTCCGATAGGTGCTGAAATTTCTGGTATTGTCGTTGAAACAGGTAAAAATATTACTCATGTAAAAGTTGGAGATTGTGTGTACGGAAAAACAGCGGGAACATTTCCAAAAGGTGGTTTTGCCGAGTATGCTCTTATGGATAAAGAACGTGTTTTTCAAAAGCCCGAGAACCTTTCTTTTGAGCAAGCGTCCGCCATTTCTATATCTTTTGAAACCGCATTAGGTGCACTACGAAAAGGAAAGGTGGAAGCTGGAAAACAGGTAATGATTTATGGAGCTTCGGGTGGCGTTGGACTATATGCTGTTCAATTAGCAAAAGCTATGGAAGCAAACGTTACAGGCGTGTGCAGTACAAGAAATATGGAACTCGCAAAACAAATGGGCTGTAATGATGTTATAGACTATAAAAAAGAAGATTTTACCAAAGTAGGCAAAAAATTTGATGCTATTATTGGAATAAACGGGTGTAACCCTATGAAAGTTTATAAACAGCTTTTAAAGCCAAATGGTATTTTTGTGGGTGTAGGAGATTTAAAACAGGCGACAAAAGCACTTCTCCATTCGTTTGTTTCAAAAAATTTTTCTTATTTTGCGCTACCAATGAACCCACAAAAAGATTATCTTCCTTATGCAAAGGAACTTTCAGAAACGGGAAAGTTGATACCTTATATAGATAAGGTTTATTCTGTCAAAGATACAAAAGAAGCTATCCGATATATTATAACTTCTCATGCACAAGGAAAAATTGTTGTTACTATGGACTTTTAA
- a CDS encoding type II toxin-antitoxin system HicB family antitoxin: MLVYPATFEQDEKYILVKFPDIPEAMTQGEGISQAYEMAEEVLGTALEDYTDYPKASSLKEIRDQFPDKDAALIGIDLAAFRRKYHSKTIRKSVTVPEWLNDLAKAEQINFSQTLTEALKEKLGV; encoded by the coding sequence ATGTTAGTTTATCCAGCAACTTTCGAACAAGATGAAAAATATATACTTGTTAAATTCCCAGATATCCCGGAAGCCATGACTCAAGGTGAGGGTATTAGCCAAGCTTATGAGATGGCAGAAGAAGTTTTAGGAACTGCTCTTGAAGACTACACAGACTATCCTAAAGCAAGCTCTTTAAAAGAGATTAGAGACCAATTTCCGGACAAAGACGCTGCTCTAATTGGAATTGATTTAGCTGCTTTCCGGCGCAAATACCACTCTAAAACAATTAGAAAAAGCGTTACTGTTCCAGAATGGCTTAACGACCTAGCTAAGGCTGAACAAATCAACTTCTCACAGACGCTGACTGAAGCACTCAAGGAAAAACTAGGTGTCTAA
- a CDS encoding type II toxin-antitoxin system HicA family toxin — protein sequence MSERDVKELLKLLKKHDFTEVRVKGDHHRYEDGKGHKVTVPYTSKKDTIPKKTYRSILKQMGLK from the coding sequence ATGTCAGAAAGAGATGTGAAAGAACTCCTAAAACTTCTAAAAAAGCACGACTTTACAGAAGTTAGAGTCAAAGGAGACCACCACCGCTACGAAGATGGAAAAGGCCACAAAGTCACCGTTCCTTATACATCCAAGAAAGATACTATCCCTAAAAAAACATATAGGTCAATCTTAAAACAAATGGGCCTAAAATAG
- a CDS encoding GNAT family N-acetyltransferase: protein MPLEIRPYQAADFDAVKAMIQETWYPDVTAEDPDLAARLADIDAKMRLEMGTFALVADYDAETLGIFIGDVQGADKLQAPLDWEAYLKELGIQDKTVLEVLDREREANACLDRGHQEAYQGVLQLFILSARSRGKGIGGKLWRAGLEAFRDHGVDDFILHTDSDCDVSFYDYKGLVADAPFSFDDKDAFQYFLYHGKTR, encoded by the coding sequence ATGCCATTAGAAATAAGACCTTACCAGGCAGCGGATTTTGATGCGGTTAAGGCCATGATCCAAGAAACCTGGTATCCTGATGTGACGGCAGAAGACCCTGATTTAGCTGCTCGCTTGGCAGATATCGATGCCAAGATGCGTTTGGAGATGGGGACTTTTGCCTTGGTGGCGGACTATGATGCTGAGACTTTGGGGATTTTTATCGGGGATGTCCAAGGGGCAGACAAGCTCCAAGCCCCGCTCGATTGGGAGGCTTATCTGAAAGAATTGGGCATTCAGGATAAGACCGTTCTCGAGGTGCTTGACCGGGAGCGCGAGGCTAACGCTTGCCTGGACCGCGGTCACCAGGAGGCCTATCAAGGCGTCCTCCAATTGTTTATTCTGAGCGCCCGGTCCCGAGGCAAGGGAATTGGTGGCAAGCTCTGGCGGGCAGGTTTGGAGGCCTTCCGCGACCATGGGGTGGATGACTTTATCCTCCACACGGATAGCGATTGCGATGTTAGTTTCTATGACTACAAGGGTTTAGTGGCTGATGCGCCTTTCAGCTTCGATGACAAGGATGCCTTCCAATACTTCCTCTACCACGGCAAGACTCGTTAA
- a CDS encoding type II toxin-antitoxin system PemK/MazF family toxin, whose amino-acid sequence MVKQFDIAVIDLDPARGHEKGKTRPVLIVNNEMMTESAGFVWAMPITERPAKYPMDLKLKTEKNAVQGIIDTVQIRCLDYDNRNGRVVDHLVEDLHQDVLDTIMAHIDPEFPQKYTTVHQIMG is encoded by the coding sequence ATGGTAAAACAATTCGATATTGCGGTGATTGACCTCGATCCCGCCAGAGGCCATGAAAAAGGCAAGACGCGGCCGGTTCTAATTGTCAACAATGAAATGATGACGGAGAGTGCCGGCTTTGTCTGGGCCATGCCGATCACCGAGCGGCCCGCCAAGTATCCCATGGACCTGAAGCTAAAAACCGAGAAAAATGCGGTCCAGGGAATCATCGACACGGTCCAAATCCGCTGTCTCGATTATGACAACCGCAATGGACGCGTGGTCGATCATTTGGTTGAGGACTTGCACCAGGATGTCCTGGATACCATTATGGCCCATATTGATCCTGAATTCCCCCAGAAATATACAACAGTTCATCAAATAATGGGATAA
- a CDS encoding type II toxin-antitoxin system HicB family antitoxin — translation MKKLIYPCLIREEDNVYYAEFPDFESCFTDGETFDEAVANAKDLLEGILVVYAKQGKDFPVASRVHGSEEARMVLLEGNLD, via the coding sequence ATGAAAAAACTGATTTATCCTTGCTTGATTAGGGAAGAAGATAACGTGTACTATGCTGAATTCCCTGATTTTGAATCTTGTTTTACAGATGGCGAAACATTTGATGAAGCAGTGGCTAATGCTAAAGACCTGTTGGAAGGTATCTTGGTTGTTTACGCTAAACAAGGTAAAGATTTCCCGGTAGCTAGTAGAGTGCATGGTAGTGAAGAGGCTAGAATGGTTTTGCTTGAAGGAAACTTGGACTAA
- a CDS encoding glycerol dehydrogenase: MNRVFASPSRYVQGKGALKSGIDYIKALTKRPLLLCDDTVWEIVGESFHHFLNDQGLEVEHVAFNGEASVNEIDRVSEIVTEKACDAVIGLGGGKTIDSAKAIGDNSNIAVIVVPTLASSDAPTSALSVIYSDEGVFEGYRFYDKNPDLVLVDSSVVVQAPARLFAAGIGDAMATCVEGLSVIKAQGKTMAGGKASLAGQAIAEKCQETLFEYGELALAAVKEQRVTPAVEAVIEANTLLSGLGFESCGLAAAHAIHNGFTALSGDIHHMQHGEKVVYGTLTQLFLEKADKAIIDRFIHFYQAVGLPTTLAELKLDQTSYEDLVKVGELALQDGETIHEMVGDFSPEDIADALLAVDAYVNSLK; encoded by the coding sequence ATGAATCGAGTATTTGCGAGCCCATCTCGTTACGTTCAAGGAAAAGGTGCCCTGAAATCAGGAATTGACTACATTAAAGCCTTAACTAAGCGTCCTCTCCTACTCTGCGATGATACAGTTTGGGAAATTGTCGGGGAATCATTCCATCACTTCCTCAATGACCAAGGTTTGGAGGTGGAGCATGTGGCCTTCAACGGCGAAGCCTCAGTCAACGAAATTGACCGTGTCTCAGAAATCGTCACAGAAAAAGCCTGCGACGCTGTGATTGGCCTCGGAGGGGGTAAAACTATCGATTCAGCCAAGGCGATTGGAGATAACTCAAACATTGCTGTTATCGTCGTCCCTACCCTAGCTTCTAGCGATGCGCCAACCTCTGCTCTTTCAGTTATTTACAGTGATGAGGGGGTCTTTGAAGGCTACCGCTTCTATGATAAGAACCCTGACCTCGTCTTAGTAGATAGCAGCGTTGTCGTCCAAGCTCCTGCTCGCCTCTTTGCGGCCGGAATCGGCGATGCCATGGCGACCTGTGTGGAAGGTTTATCTGTTATTAAAGCCCAAGGTAAGACCATGGCAGGCGGAAAAGCTAGCTTAGCGGGCCAGGCCATCGCCGAAAAATGCCAGGAAACGCTCTTTGAATACGGTGAACTTGCCCTAGCTGCCGTTAAGGAACAGCGCGTCACCCCAGCTGTGGAAGCCGTTATTGAAGCCAACACTTTGCTCAGTGGCTTAGGCTTTGAGAGTTGTGGTTTAGCAGCTGCCCATGCGATCCATAATGGCTTTACTGCTCTCAGCGGTGATATCCACCACATGCAACACGGCGAAAAAGTCGTCTATGGCACCCTCACCCAACTCTTCCTTGAAAAGGCAGACAAGGCCATCATCGACCGCTTCATCCACTTCTACCAAGCAGTCGGTCTTCCGACCACACTTGCCGAACTCAAACTTGACCAAACATCCTATGAAGACCTGGTTAAAGTCGGTGAACTCGCCCTCCAAGACGGCGAAACCATCCATGAAATGGTCGGCGATTTCAGTCCAGAAGATATCGCAGATGCCCTCCTTGCCGTGGATGCCTATGTCAATAGTTTAAAATAA